In the Trinickia acidisoli genome, CTTGCAGATGCGCTCAGGCTGCCGCGCGCAACGAGGCGGTTCGTGCGGTCGAGGTCAGATAGTCCATCGCCGCGACCACGCCGCTCGCCGCGACAGCAACGCCGGCGAGCCTCAATCCCATTTCGCAGCCGGCGAGCGTCGCCATCAACGTGAGGTCGTTGCAGTCGCCAAGATGGCCGATACGGAACATCGTGCCGCGGATTTTGCCGAGTGCTTGCCCCAGCGACATATCGAACCGCTCGTAAACAATTTTGCGTACGGCATCGGCGTCGACACCCTCGGGCATGATCACACCGGTCAACACCGGACTGTAGACAGCCGGGTCGGCGCACTGAATCTGCAGGCCCCACGCGCTTACGGCGCGGCGCGTGGCCTCCGCTAACCGGCGATGGCGGGCGAACACGTTCTCCAATCCCTCGCCGAGGATCATGTCGAGCGCTTCCGACAGGCCATAGAGCAAGTTGGTATTGGGTGTGTATGGCCAGTAGCCGGTCTTGTTGGCTTCGATGATCTCGGCCCAGCCCCAGAACGCGCACGGCAATTTCGCGTGCTGGCTTGCTTCGATTGCTTTGGGAGAGAGCGCGTTGAAGCTGATGCCGGGCGGCAGCATCAACCCCTTTTGCGAACCGGACACCGTCACGTCGACACCCCATTCGTCGTGGCGATAGTCGGCCGATGCGAGACCGGAGATCGTATCGACCATCAGCAAGGCTGGGTGACGCACCGCATCGATGGCGCGCCGAACGGCCGCTATATCGGACGTGACGCCCGTCGACGTTTCGTTGTGCACGACGCAAACCGCTTTGATTGCGTGGGCCGTGTCCGCGCGCAAGCGCGCTTCGATCATGTCCGCCTGCACCCCGCGTCGCCAGCCGTCTAGGCCCGGAAGGCCGATGAATTCGGGCTTCAGGCCCAGCGCCTCGGCCATTTTCTTCCAGAGCGTTGCGAATTGACCGGTTTCGTACATCAGCACGGCGTCGCCGGGACTCAGGGTGTTGGAGA is a window encoding:
- a CDS encoding pyridoxal-phosphate-dependent aminotransferase family protein; the encoded protein is MLNLDFHPSGRHFLQIPGPSPVPDRILRAMSYPTIDHRGPEFGALGRKVLADIKKVFKTEHPVIIYPASGTGAWEAALSNTLSPGDAVLMYETGQFATLWKKMAEALGLKPEFIGLPGLDGWRRGVQADMIEARLRADTAHAIKAVCVVHNETSTGVTSDIAAVRRAIDAVRHPALLMVDTISGLASADYRHDEWGVDVTVSGSQKGLMLPPGISFNALSPKAIEASQHAKLPCAFWGWAEIIEANKTGYWPYTPNTNLLYGLSEALDMILGEGLENVFARHRRLAEATRRAVSAWGLQIQCADPAVYSPVLTGVIMPEGVDADAVRKIVYERFDMSLGQALGKIRGTMFRIGHLGDCNDLTLMATLAGCEMGLRLAGVAVAASGVVAAMDYLTSTARTASLRAAA